The Dethiosulfovibrio faecalis genome contains the following window.
CTGATAGGCCGATAGGCTCAGCCACTTGAGAGCCTGATCCCTGTCGGCGGTGACCAGATAACCGGCGGAATAGGCCTCTCCAAGTACCCTCTGAGCCTCCGAATCTCCCTGTTTCGCAAGTTTATGGATCGACTGAAACTCTCGGGAGTCCACCGCACCTACCCAGCCTGGGGCTATAGCACAGAGAGAGAACAACGCGAATATCAAAAACATAGCCTTGAACATATTCACAGAAAACACCTCTTTTGGAGACGTATTTAGGATCTTTTACAGCTCGGATTATACATCTCCTTTTGGCGAATGCAATAGAAAGAGAAAAAGAAAGATAAGTGAAACTCGTTTTGTTTGATTTTATGTTTTTCTATTGTTCAATCCTATTCCGTCTCTACGTTTAAGTTCCTCCCTCACTGTTTCGGTTAGAGCCATGGAGGCCTGATCTGTTCGGCCGGATATTTCGTCCAGAAGGTAGAGAAGGTCGGTGGAGCCTATCTTTCTAAGGGAAATCCCCTCGTTGTCGTGTGTCATTGCTTCGAGACCTCCTTTCCTGGAAAATGATATCGAAAGGACGTGATATTCATGAATATGCTTAAAGTGATGCTGTCTCGCAGAAGCGTCAGGGCTTTCGACAGGGATAAGCCGGTCGAAAGCTGGAAGAAGGATGCGGTGATAGCAGCCGCAACCTCGGCACCCAGCGCGAAAAATTTGAGGCCCTTCAGGTTCCTGGTGCTGGACGACAGGGAGATACTGGACGATCTCGGAAACGTCCTGTCTCAGGGCAAGCCCTTCAAGGAGTGCGATTTCGCCGTGGCGGTCTGTGCCGATCTGTCCGATTATCCCGATGGAAGCCTGGGATGGCTGGAGGACTGCTCCGCAGCCCTGGAAAACATGCTTATAGAGGCCACCTCGCTCGATCTCGCTTCCTTCTGGTTCGGGGTCTATAGAAGGGATCCCAAGGAAGGACAGGTCCGGTCGGTTCTGGAGGTTCCCTCCCATGTGGAGGTCCAGGGAATAGGGGTCTTCGGCTACGGTGCCGAGTCCGTTCCGGCCAGAGAGGGAGTCGACAGCTCCGTGGTCAGATACGGCAGATGGGGAGACTTCAAGGCCTGATTTTTGGGAAATACAGGGCGACGAAGATCTTGATCTTATTTGACTAAAGGCATCTATAAAAAAACACTCCTCGGAGAGGTCGTTTCGGCAGAGCCCGTTCGAGCCCGTATTCCCGACCGGCCGTCGTGTAGTACGGATGGGGCGACAGGACGTCGCCCCAAGCCGAGGGGGCACAGGACGTGCCCTCCGAGGCGATTCGTACGAAACAGGCAGGTCGGGAATACGTTCGGGCGAGACAGGGCGGAGCCGAAATGACCTCTCCGAGGAAACTCGGAAGTGCGTTTTTAGAGGTGTCCTAAAAAGGGATGGGAGGACCTCAAAGGCTCTCCCATCCCTCTATTATCCCTCTGAGTCTGAGGTCCTCCATGGTCTCTTCCGCCCTACCCAGCAGGGAGATGGGGATTTCCACCTTTACCGAGACCTTCTCCCCGAAGGACGGCGCCACGTTTTCCTCCGGTATTCCCAGAGCTGTCAGATGGTGGAGACAGTCTCCGTAGCCCTCGTATCCGACGGTGAAACCTAGAGGTTCGGTGACGGTCCTCTCCTCTCTGGGACAGGTCTCCAGAACTCCCTGAGCGGAGGCGGAGTAGGCGTCTATCAGTCCTCTGACCCCCAGCTTCACCCCGCCGAAATATCTGGTCACCACTATGGCCAGATCGTAGAGGTCCGCCTTTACTACCGCCCCCAGTATAGGACGTCCAGCCGACCCCGAGGGTTCGCCGTCGTCGGAGCAATGTTCCGTCGTTTTTGGAAATCCGACCCTGTAGGCCCAGCAGTTATGTCTCGCGTCGGAGTACTTCTTCGATATAGACTCTATGGCCTCCTTGGCTTCCTCCACCGTATCGGCCGGCACCGCCGTAGCTATGAACTCCGATCTCCTCTCCTTCAGGGAGAACCGTCCTTCCTTTATTATCCTGACGTATCTGTCCTCTAATCGGGCCATGCTTCTTTGAATATCCTGTATGTCTCCTCCAGCGATTGGGGGACCACCCTTACGTCTCCCATCACCGGCATGAAGTTGGTGTCCCCGTTCCACCTCGGAACCACGTGCATATGTACGTGATCGGCGACCCCCGCACCGGCTACCTTGCCTATGTTTATGCCCAGGTTGAATCCCTCGGGGTTCATCGTCCTCTTTATCACGTCCATGGAGGTGGAGGTAAGACGGTGCATCTCCGCCACCTCCATGGGGTCCAGGGATCCGTATTCGGAGGTATGCCTGTACGGGACCACCATTAAATGCCCAGAGTTGTATGGGTATCTGTTAAGTATGACGAAGCAGCTTTCCCCTCTAAAGAGGATAAGGTTCTCCTCGTCGTCTTCCTGTGCCGGAAAAACGCAGAATATACATCCCGAGGGTTTTTCTCCGCTCTGGATATAGGCGGCACGCCAGGGTGCGAATATCTTCTTCATAATAGTAGGTCCTCCTGATCGCCGGATATTTCCCGGGAAATATCTAGCCCTTTTTCCCGTCTCTCTTGTTCAGTACATCCCTTACGCCGTAGATCCCGTGGAGGATGCCGACAAAGGTCCCCCCGATCGTGCAGGCGGACAGAGTCCAGTCGGGGTAGCCCTGTCTCAGTAGATATCTCCCCAAATAGAGGCCCATGAGCACGTATCCTCCGAACAACAACGCCAGAGAGACTATCTTGCCGAAGACGACCAGGTCGCTTAGGTCTATTTTCTGTCTCATGGAGAAGGGCCTCCTTTATTTCCCGGGAAATAAACGGTCGCTTTCGCGGGAGAGTATATCGCCTATCCTCTCTATCTGGTCTCTGTTCAGTCCCGAGAGGATGAGTTTCATCTTTCTTCCTCTTCCCGTCATGGATACCCCGACGTCGTGTCGAGAGAGGCTTTCTCCCCAGGAAGGGACTCTTTTTATCCGTTTTTCCTTGGGGAGGTCTTTAGTGGCTTCGGCGACCTTTTTTTCCAGTTCCCGAACGGTCCAGTCTTTTTCCGCCGCGGTGTCTCCCATCTTTATCATCGACTCGCTGGAGTCCAGGGACAGGAGCGCTCTCCCGTGTCTCTCCGATAGGGTGCCCTCGGATATCAGTCTCAATACCTCCGTCGGAAGTTTCAACAGTCTGAGCTTGTTCGCCACCGCCGGACGGCTCCAACCCACCTTCTCCGCCAGATTGTCCTGAGACAGGGAGAAACGATCCATCAGTTCCTTGAGGGACATGGCTACCTCGACCGGCGACAGATCCTCTCTCTGTACGTTCTCCACCAGGGAGACCTCCAGTATGGCTCCGTCGTCTCCGTCGAACATGTGAACCGGCACGTCCTTGATCCCGGCCTCTCTGGCGGCCCTCCATCGTCTTTCTCCTGCGACTATCATGTATCCGCCGTCTTTTTTCGTGACCAGCAGAGGTTGAAGGATGCCGTGTACCTTTATGGAAGCGGCCAGTTCCCCTATGCCTTCTTCGTCGAAGTCCTTTCTCGGTTGATCCGGGTTGGGTTTGAGCTCCTTGACCGGGAGGGTCTTGGGTATCGAAGGGGTCACGTCCTTGGGGAGCAGGGCGTCCAGTCCCTTGCCTAAAGATCTTCTTTGAGCCATCGGCCTTCCACCTCTCTTGCCAGATCCCTGTAGGCCAGGGCTCCTTTGCAGTTTTCCTGATAGTAGCTTATGGGTTTGCCGTAACTGGGCGCCTCCGACAGGGTGACGTTTCGGGGTATCAGGGTCTCGAAAGCGGCATTGCCGAATCCCTCCCTTACCTCAGTTACGACGTCGTTGGCCAATCTGGTCCTGCTGTCGAACATGGTAAGCACGACCCCGTCCATGTTGAGGTTTGGATTCAGGTACTGTCTTACCAGGTCCACCGTCCTGGCCAGCTGGCCGACTCCCTCCAGGGCGTAGTACTCGCACTGAATGGGGATCAATAGCCGTTTTGCCGCGACCAGGGCGTTGACGGTAAGAAGCCCCAAGGACGGTGGGCAGTCCACTATGGCTATGTCGTAAAGGTCGTCCACCGTGGATAAAGCCCCCTTCAGCCTGGACTCCCTGCTTATGGCGGAGGAAAGCTCTACCTCCGCTCCGGCCAGGTTTATGTTGGCTGGGACCAGGGAGACCCCTTCCCATGGGGTCTCCACGACGACGTCCTGTACCTCGGAGTCGTCGATAAGTATGTCGTAGAGGCTCTTGGGGGAGTCCCCCTTGTCGTGTCCCAATCCGCTGGAGCAGTTGCCCTGGGGATCGGTGTCAACCACCAGTACCCTATGTCCCAGCCTTCCCAGCTCCGCCGACAGGTTGACGCAACAGGTCGTTTTTCCTACTCCGCCTTTTTGGTTCGTCACGGCTATGGTGATCATCTCTTCGCCTCCCACCAGGGTTTTTTCTCCGCCTTGCCCGGCCGTCTAGGGTAGACCTCCGGACAGTGGGATTTCTTTCGGAACGCCAACAGGAATCCCTGACGTTCTCCGTTTACGTAGTCGAATATCCTGGGATAGTCCAGCCCCAAAAGATCCCACCGTCCCTTTATCTTTGCCAGCTCCTCCCGATATCCCGGACCTTTTATGGACAGAGCGGTGCCCCCTAACTTCACGAGGGGGGAGAGGTACTCTGCCACTATGCCGGCCTCGCTGACCCCTCTTGCCGCCGCCATGTCGTATACCTCCCTTTCCTCCAGGGCCAGCTGTTCCGACCGTCCCCATATGACCGAGACGTTCTCTACCTCCAACTCGGATACTATTGACTCCAGAGCTCCGGTTTTCTTGCTCTGGCTGTCCAGAAGGGTTATCTCCAGGTCGGGGCGGCATATTGCCCAGGCGAGCCCCGGAAGCCCGCCTCCCGTTCCCACGTCGACGACCCTGCCGGAATGGGGCAGGAGCTCCAGTGCGAAAAGGGAGTCTCTGACGTGGTCCTTCCAAATGGTATCCTCGTCCTTGGGGCCCGTTAGCCTGACCTTGTCGGAGGACCATCGAGCCAGGATTTCCGAATAGACCCTGAGTTTCGTCTCGATATTCTCGTCCAGAGGGGGGATTTCCACCGTTACGTGAACCTGATCCGACGTGCAGTAATTCATAGCGCCGCCCTCTTTTCCAGTATTCTCCTGAAGGCCCAGCCGGCGAAACTCAACCCGGTAGACTGTCTGTAGAAACATACCACGTCTATTCTCTTCATCTCCAATCCTTCTATAGATAGGGATACCAGATCCCCTTTTCTCAGGTCCTCCGCAACCGTGCCGTGGTTTATGAAAGCGACTCCCACGCCGGCCTTGACGAAGGCCCTGGCCACGTCCCTGCTGTTGACGAAGGTGCCCCTGTGTTGTCCCACCCTCTGTTCCATCAGATACTCCTGTACGAAGGGACAGAGGGAGCAGTCCTTCTCGTAGAGTATAAGCTGTTCCTCGTTCAGGTGGGAGGGGGTCACCGACGGCAGAGTTGCGAGGGGATGGTCTTTCGACGCCACCAGGACTATATGGTCCTCTCCTATTGTGAAGGTCTTCAGGTCCTTGTCGTTGAAGGTCCTGGCGTTCCCCTCCAGTATGGCTATCTCTATCTCTCCTCTTCGGAGCATCTCCTGTATGTCCGGGTCGTTTCCGGTCTGTACAGTCATGGCCACGTCGGGATGCTCGTTTCTGAACGCCTCCACCAGAGAGGGAAGGACCATCGTCCCCACGTAGGTGGACACCCCGAGCTCCAGTTTACCGTATCTCATTGCCTGCATCTCCCTGAATTTTCCCGGGATGGAATCGGCTCTCTGGAGGACGTCCAGCGCCAGTGTGTAGAGGGCGTTCCCCTCGGGGGTGAGGGACAGGCTCCTTCCCCTCCTGTTGAAGAGGACGACGTCGTACTCTTTTTCCAGAGTCGCGATATGCTGGCTCACCGAGGGCTGAGACAGATATAGCCTTTCGGCTGTCCTGGTGAAGGATCCTTCCTCCACCAGGGTGCAGAAAGTCCTAAGTTGATGTAGCGACATTGTCGTCCCTCCTCAGATGGAAATAGGTTCTTCCTATAATAATACTCCAATCTCGATCGGAACGCTTTATATATAGGACAACCTGATGGATTGGATTATCTTTTCTTTATTGATACTGATAACGCTCGGTGTATCCTGTAAAAGGAGGTGATGTCCATGGACGAAGCCAGACGGGACGATCTGGTCCAACTCTGTCAGGGGCTGGTTAGATATCCCAGCCCCTCCGGAGGGGAGGGCGAGATCGCCGCCTTTTTGCGGTCCGTCATGGTGTCCCTGGGTTACGACTCCGTCCAGGTCGACGGTTACGGCAGCCTGATAGGCACGGTGGACTTCGGTTCTCCCGGTCCAACTCTGCTCTTGGAGGCCCAGATGGATCACGCCGAGTCGGGAGACCCGGGAGAGTGGCGCCATTATCCCTTCGGGGGCCGGGTCGAATCGGGTCGGATCTACGGTCGGGGTGCCA
Protein-coding sequences here:
- the rsmG gene encoding 16S rRNA (guanine(527)-N(7))-methyltransferase RsmG, which translates into the protein MNYCTSDQVHVTVEIPPLDENIETKLRVYSEILARWSSDKVRLTGPKDEDTIWKDHVRDSLFALELLPHSGRVVDVGTGGGLPGLAWAICRPDLEITLLDSQSKKTGALESIVSELEVENVSVIWGRSEQLALEEREVYDMAAARGVSEAGIVAEYLSPLVKLGGTALSIKGPGYREELAKIKGRWDLLGLDYPRIFDYVNGERQGFLLAFRKKSHCPEVYPRRPGKAEKKPWWEAKR
- a CDS encoding IMPACT family protein, whose product is MARLEDRYVRIIKEGRFSLKERRSEFIATAVPADTVEEAKEAIESISKKYSDARHNCWAYRVGFPKTTEHCSDDGEPSGSAGRPILGAVVKADLYDLAIVVTRYFGGVKLGVRGLIDAYSASAQGVLETCPREERTVTEPLGFTVGYEGYGDCLHHLTALGIPEENVAPSFGEKVSVKVEIPISLLGRAEETMEDLRLRGIIEGWESL
- a CDS encoding ParA family protein; translated protein: MITIAVTNQKGGVGKTTCCVNLSAELGRLGHRVLVVDTDPQGNCSSGLGHDKGDSPKSLYDILIDDSEVQDVVVETPWEGVSLVPANINLAGAEVELSSAISRESRLKGALSTVDDLYDIAIVDCPPSLGLLTVNALVAAKRLLIPIQCEYYALEGVGQLARTVDLVRQYLNPNLNMDGVVLTMFDSRTRLANDVVTEVREGFGNAAFETLIPRNVTLSEAPSYGKPISYYQENCKGALAYRDLAREVEGRWLKEDL
- a CDS encoding tetratricopeptide repeat protein, with the translated sequence MFKAMFLIFALFSLCAIAPGWVGAVDSREFQSIHKLAKQGDSEAQRVLGEAYSAGYLVTADRDQALKWLSLSAYQGNATAQMSLASLYAKMGQKDKAEHWLETAKRNGCIGAARSISEMGLNSL
- a CDS encoding HIT family protein; this translates as MKKIFAPWRAAYIQSGEKPSGCIFCVFPAQEDDEENLILFRGESCFVILNRYPYNSGHLMVVPYRHTSEYGSLDPMEVAEMHRLTSTSMDVIKRTMNPEGFNLGINIGKVAGAGVADHVHMHVVPRWNGDTNFMPVMGDVRVVPQSLEETYRIFKEAWPD
- a CDS encoding nitroreductase family protein encodes the protein MNMLKVMLSRRSVRAFDRDKPVESWKKDAVIAAATSAPSAKNLRPFRFLVLDDREILDDLGNVLSQGKPFKECDFAVAVCADLSDYPDGSLGWLEDCSAALENMLIEATSLDLASFWFGVYRRDPKEGQVRSVLEVPSHVEVQGIGVFGYGAESVPAREGVDSSVVRYGRWGDFKA
- a CDS encoding LysR family transcriptional regulator, yielding MSLHQLRTFCTLVEEGSFTRTAERLYLSQPSVSQHIATLEKEYDVVLFNRRGRSLSLTPEGNALYTLALDVLQRADSIPGKFREMQAMRYGKLELGVSTYVGTMVLPSLVEAFRNEHPDVAMTVQTGNDPDIQEMLRRGEIEIAILEGNARTFNDKDLKTFTIGEDHIVLVASKDHPLATLPSVTPSHLNEEQLILYEKDCSLCPFVQEYLMEQRVGQHRGTFVNSRDVARAFVKAGVGVAFINHGTVAEDLRKGDLVSLSIEGLEMKRIDVVCFYRQSTGLSFAGWAFRRILEKRAAL
- a CDS encoding ParB/RepB/Spo0J family partition protein, with protein sequence MAQRRSLGKGLDALLPKDVTPSIPKTLPVKELKPNPDQPRKDFDEEGIGELAASIKVHGILQPLLVTKKDGGYMIVAGERRWRAAREAGIKDVPVHMFDGDDGAILEVSLVENVQREDLSPVEVAMSLKELMDRFSLSQDNLAEKVGWSRPAVANKLRLLKLPTEVLRLISEGTLSERHGRALLSLDSSESMIKMGDTAAEKDWTVRELEKKVAEATKDLPKEKRIKRVPSWGESLSRHDVGVSMTGRGRKMKLILSGLNRDQIERIGDILSRESDRLFPGK